The following DNA comes from Pseudomonadota bacterium.
GGGAGGAAATTGGGAAGGGGAGGCCTTCGCCAAGCCTTGTCAGAAGCCTTCCTTTTCCACCAAGCCCACGGTCACCGTCAGGGGGAAAGGTTCGTTAGAAATGTTTGACCGGACCGTCACCCTTGATGCGGGTACCACGAAAAACAACGAAGCACGGGTCATCTATCTCACCGGGGAATTACTTGAGATCATCCAGGAACGCCACAGGGAAATGGACGGCCCATATGTATTCCATCATGATGGACACAGGATAAAGGACTTTCGGAAGGTATGGGTCAAGGCCTTCAAGGATGCCGGGATTCCCGAGAAGCTCTTTCATGACCTCAGGAGGACGGCGGTAAGAAACATGATGAGGGCAGGCGTCCCGGAAAAGATCGCAATGAAGATGTCCGGACACAAAACTCGCTCAGTTTTTGACCGCTACAATATCGTCGATATGGACGATCTCAAGGCAGGGGCTGAAATAGTTTCTGTGCTCCACGAGGAACATCGGGACAGAAGCAAAAACCCTGAGGGTTACAATTTAGTTACAGTTGCATTCTCAGGGCATGGGAGGGAAGCGTGATACGAAAGGTAACTGCTTGAAATCATTATGCCGAAGGCGGGGCTTGAACCCGCATGACCGCAAGGGTCACCGGATTTTGAGTCCGGCGCGTCTGCCAGTTCCACCACTCCGGCGTGTGTTAAGAGAATAACAAAAGCGCTACTGCATGTCAATTCAAAGCTCGGATAATCTAACTATCCCTGGCCAAGACCCCTGGTTTAGCAGGGCAGGCCCACGAAAGGATTTTACGCGTTCGGCAAACTTATAATCCGCCGTAATAAACGGCATATTTATTGTTTGAGACAATGCAAGAAAATATGCATCATAGATAGAGACGTTGAATTTGAAGGCTATATCAATTGCGTATTCCATTATA
Coding sequences within:
- a CDS encoding site-specific integrase — protein: GGNWEGEAFAKPCQKPSFSTKPTVTVRGKGSLEMFDRTVTLDAGTTKNNEARVIYLTGELLEIIQERHREMDGPYVFHHDGHRIKDFRKVWVKAFKDAGIPEKLFHDLRRTAVRNMMRAGVPEKIAMKMSGHKTRSVFDRYNIVDMDDLKAGAEIVSVLHEEHRDRSKNPEGYNLVTVAFSGHGREA